One Triticum dicoccoides isolate Atlit2015 ecotype Zavitan chromosome 5B, WEW_v2.0, whole genome shotgun sequence genomic window carries:
- the LOC119309259 gene encoding uncharacterized protein LOC119309259 isoform X2, with protein sequence MDIVDHKKEPINKSPKVMSLEETKTSASSIQPTDAQIEIANLRHTKPRRANTNITPQEMRCLRHDDVFLHDDVINAYIYCISAQEHLQDRVGGMVHIASTFVSSLLKNDEVFLPVNIRKCHWYLSVINAKKREIQVLDSLGVGMSRSDLTKMLQGLDQHLKIACNMPEFKRGDRWQDLDITNWKVVEQLQEPIQTDGRT encoded by the exons ATGGATATTGTTGACCATAAAAAAGAACCTATCAACAAGAGCCCGAAGGTCATGTCGTTGGAAGAGACTAAAACCTCAGCAAGTTCTATACAGCCTACAGATGCGCAGATAGAAATAGCCAATTTACGTCATACCAAACCAAGAAGAGCAAATACAAATATTACACCACAAG AGATGAGGTGCCTTAGGCATGATGATGTGTTTTTGCATGATGAT GTAATAAATGCATATATATACTGTATAAGTGCCCAGGAGCATCTGCAAGATAGAGTGGGTGGAATGGTACATATTGCAAGCACGTTTGTGTCTTCCCTGCTAAAGAACGATGAG GTATTCCTTCCAGTTAACATCAGAAAATGCCACTGGTATCTATCAGTAATCAATGCGAAGAAACGAGAGATACAGGTACTGGACTCGCTTGGAGTTGGAATGAGCCGAAGTGACCTCACTAAGATG TTACAAGGACTTGACCAGCATCTAAAAATCGCATGCAATATGCCAGAGTTTAAGAGAGGTGATAGGTGGCAGGACCTCGATATTACGAATTGGAAAGTCGTAGAACAGCTCCAAGAGCCAATCCAAACAGACGG GAGGACATGA
- the LOC119305550 gene encoding uncharacterized protein LOC119305550: MHASIHTSPNPPPPPPSLPPEGNCIPDFPTHNLEAAAMGKLARLVDGIKTRLIKKKGEDQEEASAAYYDKVGKTESMRVEIRSRRAQELIAKNLAAADSIGHGGAKKAKKRFFAF; the protein is encoded by the exons ATGCACGCATCCATCCATACGAGtcccaacccaccaccaccaccgccgtctCTTCCGCCCGAAGGAAACTGCATCCCCG ATttcccaacccacaacttggaggcggcggcgatggggaAGCTGGCGAGGCTCGTGGACGGCATCAAGACGAGGCTGATCAAGAAGAAGGGGGAGGATCAGGAGGAGGCGTCGGCGGCGTACTACGACAAGGTGGGCAAGACGGAGAGCATGAGGGTGGAGATCAGGAGCCGCCGCGCGCAGGAGCTCATCGCCAAGAACCTCGCCGCCGCCGACTCcatcggccacggcggcgccaagaaggccaagaagcGCTTCTTCGCCTTCTGA
- the LOC119309259 gene encoding uncharacterized protein LOC119309259 isoform X1, protein MDIVDHKKEPINKSPKVMSLEETKTSASSIQPTDAQIEIANLRHTKPRRANTNITPQEMRCLRHDDVFLHDDVINAYIYCISAQEHLQDRVGGMVHIASTFVSSLLKNDEVDRATHRHIVKRVNAFLEHDMVFLPVNIRKCHWYLSVINAKKREIQVLDSLGVGMSRSDLTKMLQGLDQHLKIACNMPEFKRGDRWQDLDITNWKVVEQLQEPIQTDGRT, encoded by the exons ATGGATATTGTTGACCATAAAAAAGAACCTATCAACAAGAGCCCGAAGGTCATGTCGTTGGAAGAGACTAAAACCTCAGCAAGTTCTATACAGCCTACAGATGCGCAGATAGAAATAGCCAATTTACGTCATACCAAACCAAGAAGAGCAAATACAAATATTACACCACAAG AGATGAGGTGCCTTAGGCATGATGATGTGTTTTTGCATGATGAT GTAATAAATGCATATATATACTGTATAAGTGCCCAGGAGCATCTGCAAGATAGAGTGGGTGGAATGGTACATATTGCAAGCACGTTTGTGTCTTCCCTGCTAAAGAACGATGAGGTAGACCGGGCAACACATCGCCACATTGTAAAACGAGTGAATGCTTTTTTGGAGCATGACATG GTATTCCTTCCAGTTAACATCAGAAAATGCCACTGGTATCTATCAGTAATCAATGCGAAGAAACGAGAGATACAGGTACTGGACTCGCTTGGAGTTGGAATGAGCCGAAGTGACCTCACTAAGATG TTACAAGGACTTGACCAGCATCTAAAAATCGCATGCAATATGCCAGAGTTTAAGAGAGGTGATAGGTGGCAGGACCTCGATATTACGAATTGGAAAGTCGTAGAACAGCTCCAAGAGCCAATCCAAACAGACGG GAGGACATGA
- the LOC119309258 gene encoding probable acyl-activating enzyme 17, peroxisomal, which produces MATAAHKPLAAITADDLAAAGAAEPAALHSAVRSALGAASGRGPAAVWGELSRGVLRPGLPFAVHRMLYYGCYAGSPSTTPPAWTPDPDEAALTNVGRVLEARGSEIIGQAYKDPITSFRDFHKFSNENPEAYWKMVFEEMGITFSVAPSCILRDSDAYPGGEWLPGAVLNAAANCLTAKPGRTPSNVAIVWRDEGKDSEPLNFVTVEELRKKVCLVANALDALNLAKGSAIAIDMPMNVNAVTIYLAIVLAGYIVVSIADSFAAPAISMRLKISEAKAIFTQDCILRDDKELPLYSRVVEAKAPMAIVIPARGSSTSIKGFRADDLSWEDFLGRADHTKADIYTTVEQPAYQFSNILFSSGTTGEPKAIPWTHLTPLKAAADGWCHMDIRKGDVVAWPTNLGWMMGPWLVYASLLNGASMALYNGSPNSSGFAKFVQDAKVTMLGVVPSIVRTWKSTDCTVGFDWSTIRCFSSTGEASSVDDYLWLMGRACYKPVIEYCGGTEIGGGFITGSLLQPQALSAFSTPAMGCNLFILDSNGNPLPQDSAGIGELALDPTLFGSSTTLLNADHHEVYFSGMPEWNAKVLRRHGDEFERTTEGYYRAHGRADDTMNLGGIKVSSIEIERICNRVNDAILETAAIGVPPVGGGPEQLTIAVVFKDQSPQAEDLNQLKLMFNSALKKLNPLFKVSSVVVVPSLPRTASNKVMRRVLRKEFTQAKHSKI; this is translated from the exons ATGGCCACGGCGGCGCACAAGCCCCTGGCCGCGATCACCGCCGACGACCTCGctgcggcgggggcggcggagccCGCCGCGCTCCACTCGGCGGTCCGCAGCGCGCTCGGCGCCGCCAGCGGCCGCGGGCCCGCCGCGGTGTGGGGGGAGCTCTCCCGGGGCGTGCTTCGCCCGGGACTGCCCTTCGCCGTCCACCGGATGCTCTACTACGGCTGCTACGCCGGGTCCCCGTCCACCACGCCGCCCGCCTGGACGCCCGACCC CGACGAGGCCGCCCTGACCAATGTTGGCCGCGTCCTGGAGGCGCGCGGGAGTGAGATCATCGGCCAAGCGTACAAGGACCCAATCACCAGCTTCCGGGACTTCCACAAGTTCTCCAACGAGAATCCAGAG GCATATTGGAAGATGGTCTTCGAGGAGATGGGCATCACATTCAGCGTGGCCCCATCCTGCATCTTGCGTGACAGTGATGCGTACCCCGGTGGCGAATGGTTGCCAGGGGCTGTGCTGAATGCTGCTGCGAATTGCCTGACTGCTAAACCTGGAAGAACTCCCAGCAACGTTGCCATTGTGTGGAGGGATGAGGGGAAGGATTCCGAGCCCCTCAACTTTGTGACTGTGGAGGAGTTGAGGAAAAAAGTTTG CCTCGTGGCAAATGCGCTCGATGCACTTAATCTGGCAAAGGGATCTGCTATTGCAATTGACATGCCTATGAATGTGAATGCTGTTACTATCTACCTCGCGATCGTGTTAGCAGGGTACATTGTTGTCTCGATTGCAGACAGCTTTGCTGCACCTGCAATATCAATGAGGCTAAAGATTTCAGAGGCAAAAGCAATTTTCACCCAG GATTGCATCCTTCGTGATGACAAGGAACTTCCATTGTATAG TAGAGTtgtggaggccaaagcccctatggCTATCGTGATCCCTGCAAGGGGATCATCAACATCTATAAAAGGATTCCGTGCTGATGACCTTTCCTGGGAAGATTTTCTTGGAAGGGCTGATCATACTAA GGCTGATATTTATACCACAGTAGAGCAACCTGCCTACCAGTTCAGTAATATCCTATTTTCATCGGGGACCACAG GAGAGCCAAAGGCGATTCCGTGGACACATTTGACCCCTCTTAAGGCAGCTGCTGATGGATGGTGTCACATGGATATTCGTAAAGGTGATGTTGTTGCGTGGCCTACAAACCTTGGTTGGATGATGGGTCCCTGGCTTGTCTATGCCTCACTATTGAATGGAGCATCCATGGCGCTGTATAATGGCTCCCCGAATAGTTCAGGTTTTGCAAAGTTTGTACAG GATGCTAAGGTGACAATGCTTGGAGTGGTACCCAGCATTGTTCGCACATGGAAAAGTACAGATTGTACTGTAGGATTTGATTGGTCAACCATCAG ATGCTTTAGCTCAACTGGGGAGGCATCAAGTGTGGATGATTATTTGTGGCTGATGGGAAGAGCTTGCTACAAGCCAGTAATCGAGTACTGTGGTGGCACAGAAATTGGTGGTGGATTTATTACTGGATCCCTGCTGCAACCTCAAGCATTGTCAGCATTCAGTACACCTGCCATGGGTTGCAACCTGTTTATTCTTGACAGCAATGGGAATCCCCTA CCACAGGATTCTGCTGGTATTggagaacttgcgcttgatccaacatTATTTGGGTCATCAACGACACTGCTAAATGCTGATCATCATGAGGTGTACTTCAGTGGAATGCCAGAATGGAATGCGAAA gtcctccggaggcatggcgatGAATTTGAACGTACCACAGAAGGATATTATAGGGCTCATGGGCGTGCAGATGATACAATGAACCTTGGTGGCATTAAG GTAAGTTCCATCGAGATTGAGAGGATCTGCAACAGGGTGAATGATGCCATTCTTGAAACTGCGGCTATTGGGGTTCCACCTGTAGGGGGCGGCCCCGAACAGTTGACCATAGCCGTCGTATTCAAAGATCAAAGTCCGCAAGCAGAAGATTTGAACCAACTGAAACTAATGTTCAACTCTGCTCTGAAGAAATTGAATCCTCTTTTCAAG GTTTCATCGGTCGTTGTGGTGCCATCGCTCCCTCGAACCGCCTCAAACAAGGTCATGAGGAGAGTCCTACGCAAGGAGTTCACCCAGGCAAAGCACTCTAAAATCTAG